A DNA window from Streptomyces sp. B21-083 contains the following coding sequences:
- a CDS encoding DUF779 domain-containing protein, protein MPEESPRVELTPAAAELLRRLHATHGPLMFHQSGGCCDGSAPMCFPAGEFRTGGSDVLLAELVVEGVPEPVTFWMSRSQYEVWSHTRLIVDVVPGRGSGFSLEAPEGVRFLIRSRVVNT, encoded by the coding sequence ATGCCCGAGGAGAGCCCGCGCGTCGAACTGACCCCGGCCGCCGCCGAACTGCTGCGGCGGCTGCACGCGACGCACGGCCCGCTGATGTTCCACCAGTCCGGCGGCTGCTGCGACGGCAGCGCGCCCATGTGCTTCCCGGCGGGCGAGTTCAGGACCGGTGGCTCCGACGTACTGCTCGCCGAACTGGTGGTCGAGGGTGTCCCCGAACCGGTGACGTTCTGGATGTCGCGCAGCCAGTACGAGGTGTGGTCCCACACCCGGTTGATCGTGGACGTCGTACCTGGCCGGGGCAGCGGTTTCTCCCTCGAAGCGCCCGAAGGCGTTCGCTTCCTGATCCGCTCCAGAGTCGTCAACACCTAG
- a CDS encoding carbohydrate ABC transporter permease produces MSSSVTTSSPSASAPAGDGSTTAAPRLRTRRQKHSPSRPKRSILLTVLTGLILVYTVVPLIWLVISATKTQDGLANSSGLWFSDHFALWSNIHDTFTYHDGIFVRWLLNTLLYVVLGAGGATLLAILGGYALAKFTFPGKRAVFAVVIGAVAVPGTALAVPTFLMFSKMGLTDTPWAVIIPSLVSPFGLYLMWVFATEAIPTELMEAARIDGAGEVRTFFQVALPLLAPGTVTVLLFTTVATWNNYFLPLIMLKDPNWYPLTLGLDAWNSQAQTIGGDVVFNLVITGSLLTIIPLIAAFLLLQKYWQSGLAAGSVKE; encoded by the coding sequence ATGAGCAGCTCCGTCACCACCAGCTCCCCGTCCGCATCCGCACCGGCCGGCGACGGTTCCACCACCGCCGCGCCCCGACTGCGCACCCGCCGGCAGAAGCACTCTCCCAGCCGCCCCAAGCGCAGCATCCTGCTGACCGTGCTCACCGGCCTGATCCTGGTCTACACGGTCGTGCCCCTGATCTGGCTGGTCATCAGCGCCACCAAGACCCAGGACGGGCTGGCCAATTCCTCGGGACTCTGGTTCAGCGACCACTTCGCTCTCTGGAGCAACATCCACGACACGTTCACCTACCACGACGGCATCTTCGTCCGCTGGCTGCTGAACACCCTGCTCTACGTCGTCCTCGGCGCCGGCGGCGCCACCCTGCTGGCGATCCTCGGCGGCTACGCGCTGGCGAAGTTCACCTTCCCGGGCAAGCGCGCCGTGTTCGCCGTGGTCATCGGAGCCGTCGCGGTCCCGGGTACGGCCCTTGCGGTGCCCACCTTCCTGATGTTCAGCAAGATGGGCCTGACCGACACCCCGTGGGCAGTGATCATCCCGTCCCTCGTGTCGCCCTTCGGTCTGTATCTGATGTGGGTCTTCGCGACCGAGGCCATCCCCACCGAACTGATGGAGGCGGCCCGCATCGACGGAGCGGGCGAGGTGCGCACCTTCTTCCAGGTCGCCCTGCCCCTGCTCGCCCCCGGCACCGTGACCGTGCTGCTGTTCACCACGGTGGCGACCTGGAACAACTACTTCCTGCCGCTGATCATGCTCAAGGACCCCAACTGGTACCCGCTGACCCTGGGTCTGGACGCCTGGAACTCCCAGGCCCAGACGATCGGCGGCGACGTCGTCTTCAACCTGGTGATCACCGGTTCCCTGCTCACCATCATTCCGCTGATCGCCGCGTTCCTGCTGCTCCAGAAGTACTGGCAGTCCGGCCTCGCCGCCGGAAGTGTCAAGGAGTGA
- a CDS encoding phosphodiester glycosidase family protein: MLAGAALTGAAPASGAPRAAKVAPGVTYAQFDIVAARGVTHAHLLSVDLGNARVRVNLLYAGAVAARATVSRMADAKGAVAGVNGDFFNISEVQHPGVAATGASVGPAIASGAVLKASVPNGQRFGPSMPPGVTTRAVLGVGTDRRARLDNLALSGSVGTPVGRFTLGGLNQYALPVGSIGAFTPAWGGVSRARAVCGTDIDRAAPCSTDTYEVTVRRGRVVRTANSPGGGAIAANTTVLVGREAGARQLRKLSVGAPVTVKSRLVAATSRIPYRFALGGYPVLKDGRALAGLDNNTAAVRTAAGIANGGRKLLLLAVDGAPQYRSGLTVAEVAATMRRLGSIDAFSLDGGGSTTFVTRAPGAGRVTVRNHPTGGAERPVPNAIGVFMTS; this comes from the coding sequence ATGCTGGCCGGCGCGGCCCTGACAGGGGCGGCACCGGCCAGCGGCGCGCCGAGAGCCGCCAAGGTCGCGCCGGGCGTGACCTACGCCCAGTTCGACATCGTGGCGGCCAGGGGGGTGACACACGCCCATCTGCTGAGCGTCGACCTCGGCAACGCGCGGGTGCGGGTCAACCTGCTCTACGCGGGAGCGGTGGCGGCACGGGCCACCGTGTCCAGAATGGCTGACGCCAAGGGTGCCGTCGCCGGCGTCAACGGCGACTTCTTCAACATCAGCGAGGTCCAGCATCCCGGGGTCGCGGCCACAGGCGCGTCCGTGGGCCCGGCGATCGCGAGCGGCGCGGTGCTGAAGGCGTCGGTGCCGAACGGTCAGCGCTTCGGTCCCTCGATGCCGCCCGGCGTCACCACCAGGGCCGTCCTCGGCGTGGGCACCGACAGAAGGGCCCGCCTGGACAACCTCGCCCTGTCGGGCAGCGTCGGCACGCCTGTGGGACGGTTCACGCTCGGCGGGCTCAACCAGTACGCGCTGCCGGTGGGCTCCATCGGCGCGTTCACCCCGGCCTGGGGCGGTGTCTCCCGGGCGCGGGCGGTGTGCGGCACGGACATCGACCGGGCCGCGCCGTGCAGTACGGACACCTACGAGGTGACGGTGCGGCGCGGCAGAGTCGTACGGACGGCGAACTCGCCCGGCGGCGGTGCCATCGCCGCCAACACCACGGTCCTGGTGGGCCGGGAGGCGGGCGCGCGGCAGCTGCGGAAGCTGTCCGTCGGCGCGCCGGTCACGGTGAAGAGCCGTCTCGTGGCGGCCACGAGCCGTATCCCGTACCGCTTCGCTCTCGGCGGCTACCCGGTGCTGAAGGACGGCCGGGCGCTGGCCGGCCTCGACAACAACACCGCCGCCGTGCGCACCGCGGCGGGCATCGCGAACGGCGGGCGCAAGCTCCTGCTGCTCGCGGTGGACGGTGCGCCGCAGTACCGCAGCGGGCTGACCGTCGCCGAAGTCGCCGCAACCATGCGGAGGTTGGGCTCCATCGACGCCTTCAGCCTGGACGGCGGCGGCTCCACGACCTTCGTCACCAGAGCGCCGGGAGCCGGCAGGGTCACCGTACGCAACCATCCGACCGGCGGCGCCGAGCGGCCCGTCCCGAACGCCATCGGAGTCTTCATGACGTCCTGA
- a CDS encoding carbohydrate ABC transporter permease, with protein MTTLEPPVAVKRAPARPAAKRDRRSWTGWGFIGPFVAVFALVFLAPIGYSIYLSLFRDQLIGGTSFVGLDNYQQALQDDQFWNSLIRVSLFLVVQVPIMLGIALLIALALDSGRLYGKDFFRIAIFLPYAVPAVVATLMWGFMYGTKYGLVGDINSAFDVTLPDPLSSGLVLASIGNIVTWEFIGYNMLIFYSALRVIPLSLYEAAEIDGAGQFRVITAIKLPAIRGALVIATIFSIIGSFQLFNEPAILRPVARNAITTDFTPNFYTYSLSFNGQQHNYSAAVAIIMGLITMVIAYVVQLRGMRKGA; from the coding sequence ATGACAACCCTAGAACCGCCGGTGGCCGTGAAACGCGCCCCGGCCCGGCCTGCGGCGAAGAGGGACCGCCGCTCATGGACGGGATGGGGGTTCATAGGCCCGTTCGTGGCGGTGTTCGCCCTCGTCTTCCTGGCACCCATCGGGTACTCGATCTACCTCAGCCTCTTCAGGGATCAGCTGATCGGCGGCACGAGTTTCGTAGGCCTGGACAACTACCAGCAGGCCCTGCAGGACGACCAGTTCTGGAACTCCCTCATACGGGTCTCGCTGTTCCTGGTCGTCCAGGTGCCGATCATGCTCGGCATCGCCCTGCTGATCGCCCTGGCCCTGGACAGCGGACGCCTCTACGGCAAGGACTTCTTCCGTATCGCGATCTTCCTGCCGTACGCGGTGCCCGCCGTGGTCGCCACCCTGATGTGGGGCTTCATGTACGGCACCAAGTACGGGCTGGTGGGTGACATCAACAGCGCGTTCGACGTCACCCTGCCGGACCCGCTCTCCAGCGGCCTGGTGCTGGCGTCGATCGGCAACATCGTGACGTGGGAGTTCATCGGCTACAACATGCTGATCTTCTACTCCGCGCTACGGGTCATCCCGCTCTCGCTCTACGAGGCCGCGGAGATCGACGGCGCCGGCCAGTTCCGCGTCATCACGGCCATCAAGCTCCCCGCGATCCGCGGTGCCCTCGTGATCGCGACGATCTTCTCGATCATCGGCAGCTTCCAGCTCTTCAACGAGCCGGCCATTCTGCGGCCGGTCGCACGCAACGCCATCACTACCGACTTCACCCCGAACTTCTACACGTACTCGCTGTCCTTCAACGGCCAGCAGCACAACTACTCCGCGGCGGTCGCCATCATCATGGGGCTGATCACCATGGTCATCGCCTATGTCGTGCAGCTCCGCGGCATGCGCAAGGGAGCGTGA
- a CDS encoding beta-galactosidase, with the protein MTSASPSRLPYGPDGDSAPRLAYGADYNPEQWPREVWEEDVRLMREAGVNIVSVGIFSWARIQPDADSWDFGWLDEVMDLLHEGGIGVDLATATASPPPWLTTAHPEILPVTSTGETVWPGARQHWRPTSPVFRSHALGLVRKMAERYANHPALVAWHISNELGCHNIYDFSDDAAHAFREWLRARYTTLDALNHAWGTAFWSQRYSDWAQILPPRLAGSHPNPTQQLDFKRFSSDALKDYLVAERDILREYTPEVPITTNFMVMGGTKGMNYPDWAGEIDFVSNDHYVHPGPQDRDELSFSANLTSGIASGRPWFLMEHSTSAVNWQHVNVAKRPGELARDSLLHVAHGADAVCFFQWRQSAAGAEKYHSAMVPHAGADSEVFRAVAALGQTLKDLAPITGSEREPARVGIVFDWDSWWASEQDSHPTALLDYRQEGLNWYSALLSLGIRADVVTTRTDFSRYDVLITPVLHMVPATLAKELTRYAETGGHLVTTYFSGVVDENDHIWLGGYPGALRDVLGIRVEEFGPLLEGESVEVDGGGTGTVWTDRIDVTEPEVEVLAHYRTGAYAGRPAVTRRTTGEGSASYVSTRLGVDGLAALLPGLLAPAGVDSELPEQARGRVELTVRRGGGSRFLFLVNRSEEEIPLPGLDGERLSGGTDADGVLVLAPREVAVLRQPAS; encoded by the coding sequence ATGACCTCCGCCTCCCCGTCCCGTCTGCCGTACGGGCCGGACGGTGACTCCGCGCCCCGTCTCGCCTACGGCGCCGACTACAACCCCGAGCAGTGGCCTCGGGAGGTGTGGGAGGAGGACGTACGGCTGATGCGCGAGGCCGGCGTCAACATCGTCTCGGTGGGGATCTTCTCCTGGGCCCGTATCCAGCCCGACGCGGACTCCTGGGACTTCGGCTGGCTCGACGAGGTCATGGACCTGCTGCACGAGGGCGGGATCGGCGTCGATCTGGCCACCGCGACCGCGTCCCCGCCGCCCTGGCTGACCACCGCGCACCCGGAGATCCTCCCGGTGACCTCCACCGGCGAGACGGTCTGGCCCGGCGCGCGCCAGCACTGGCGCCCCACCTCCCCCGTGTTCCGCAGTCATGCGCTCGGGCTGGTCCGGAAGATGGCGGAACGTTACGCCAACCACCCGGCCCTCGTGGCCTGGCACATCTCGAACGAGCTGGGCTGCCACAACATCTACGACTTCTCGGACGACGCGGCTCACGCCTTCCGCGAGTGGCTGCGCGCCCGCTACACCACCCTCGACGCCCTCAACCACGCCTGGGGCACGGCGTTCTGGTCGCAGCGCTACAGCGACTGGGCGCAGATCCTGCCGCCCCGGCTGGCCGGCTCGCACCCGAACCCGACCCAGCAGCTGGACTTCAAGCGGTTCTCCTCGGACGCGCTGAAGGACTATCTGGTCGCGGAGCGCGACATCCTGCGTGAATACACGCCCGAGGTGCCCATCACCACCAACTTCATGGTGATGGGCGGCACGAAGGGCATGAACTACCCCGACTGGGCGGGCGAGATCGACTTCGTCTCCAACGACCACTACGTCCACCCGGGCCCGCAGGACCGCGACGAGCTGTCCTTCTCCGCCAATCTGACCAGCGGTATCGCGAGCGGCCGTCCGTGGTTCCTGATGGAGCACTCCACCAGCGCGGTCAACTGGCAGCACGTCAACGTGGCCAAGCGGCCCGGTGAGCTGGCCCGCGACTCGCTGCTGCACGTCGCGCACGGCGCCGACGCCGTGTGCTTCTTCCAGTGGCGACAGTCGGCGGCCGGCGCCGAGAAGTACCACTCCGCGATGGTGCCGCACGCCGGCGCCGACAGCGAGGTCTTCCGTGCGGTGGCCGCCCTCGGCCAGACCCTGAAGGACCTGGCGCCCATCACGGGCTCCGAGCGCGAACCGGCCCGCGTCGGAATCGTGTTCGACTGGGACTCCTGGTGGGCGAGCGAGCAGGACTCGCACCCCACCGCCCTCCTCGACTACCGCCAGGAGGGCCTGAACTGGTACTCGGCGCTGCTGTCCCTCGGCATCCGCGCCGACGTCGTCACCACGCGCACCGACTTCAGCCGCTACGACGTGCTGATCACCCCGGTCCTGCACATGGTCCCGGCGACGCTCGCCAAGGAGCTGACGCGGTACGCGGAGACCGGCGGCCATCTGGTCACCACGTACTTCTCCGGTGTCGTCGACGAGAACGACCACATCTGGCTCGGCGGCTACCCGGGCGCCCTGCGCGACGTACTCGGCATCCGTGTCGAGGAGTTCGGCCCACTGCTCGAAGGTGAGTCGGTCGAGGTGGACGGCGGCGGTACGGGCACGGTGTGGACCGACCGGATCGACGTGACCGAGCCCGAGGTCGAGGTCCTCGCCCACTACCGCACGGGCGCCTACGCGGGCCGCCCGGCCGTCACCCGCCGTACGACGGGCGAGGGTTCGGCGTCGTACGTCTCCACGCGTCTGGGCGTCGACGGCCTCGCGGCGCTGCTGCCGGGGCTGCTCGCTCCGGCCGGTGTCGACAGCGAGCTGCCCGAACAGGCCCGTGGGCGGGTCGAGTTGACCGTACGACGGGGCGGCGGGAGCCGGTTCCTGTTCCTGGTCAACCGGAGCGAGGAGGAGATCCCGCTGCCGGGCCTCGACGGAGAGCGGCTGTCCGGCGGCACGGATGCCGACGGCGTTCTCGTCCTCGCCCCGAGGGAAGTCGCCGTACTGCGACAGCCCGCCTCCTGA
- a CDS encoding ABC transporter substrate-binding protein: protein MRRTTGRLMRGITLLSVLALGATACGGSDDSSSDQKGVSAADIQAALKKGGTVNVWAWEPTLKSVAANFEKKYPKVKINLVADRSGDKHYTALSNAIAAKKGVPDVAQVEYFALSQYSLTKGLTDLAPYGADKLKAKYTPGPWNAVNDGDKVYGLPMDSGPMAMFYNKKVFDKYKIAVPTTWDEYVDAAAKLHKADPKVYIANDAGDAGFTTSMLWQAGSRPYKVDGTKVSINFEDAGAKKYTDTWQKLIDQKLVSPINGWTDDWYKGLGDGTIATLTTGAWMPANFVSGVPKAAGDWRAAPMPAWTKGDKASAENGGSSLTLPELGKNKELAYAFVEYANAGDGVQTRVDEGAFPATTAQLQDPAFLSKKFDYFDGQEANKIFADSAANVASDWSYLPFQQYANSIFNDTVGKAYVSSEKLAAGLKTWQDASVKYGTEQGFTVEK, encoded by the coding sequence ATGCGTAGAACCACCGGCCGCCTGATGCGCGGCATAACCCTGCTCTCCGTCCTCGCCCTCGGCGCGACCGCCTGCGGCGGCTCCGACGACAGCAGCTCGGACCAGAAGGGCGTCTCCGCCGCGGACATCCAGGCGGCCCTCAAGAAGGGCGGCACGGTCAATGTCTGGGCCTGGGAGCCCACACTGAAGTCGGTCGCCGCCAACTTCGAGAAGAAGTACCCCAAGGTCAAGATCAACCTGGTGGCCGACCGGTCCGGCGACAAGCACTACACCGCCCTGTCGAACGCCATCGCGGCCAAGAAGGGTGTCCCGGACGTCGCGCAGGTCGAGTACTTCGCGCTGAGCCAGTACTCGCTCACCAAGGGCCTGACCGACCTGGCCCCCTACGGTGCCGACAAGCTCAAGGCCAAGTACACGCCCGGCCCGTGGAACGCCGTGAACGACGGCGACAAGGTCTACGGCCTGCCGATGGACTCGGGCCCGATGGCGATGTTCTACAACAAGAAGGTCTTCGACAAGTACAAGATCGCGGTCCCGACCACGTGGGACGAGTACGTCGACGCGGCCGCCAAGCTGCACAAGGCCGACCCCAAGGTCTACATCGCCAACGACGCCGGCGACGCGGGCTTCACCACCAGCATGCTGTGGCAGGCCGGTTCGCGCCCCTACAAGGTCGACGGCACCAAGGTGTCGATCAACTTCGAGGACGCGGGCGCCAAGAAGTACACCGACACCTGGCAGAAGCTGATCGACCAGAAGCTCGTCTCGCCGATCAACGGCTGGACCGACGACTGGTACAAGGGCCTGGGCGACGGCACCATCGCCACCCTGACCACCGGCGCCTGGATGCCCGCCAACTTCGTCAGCGGTGTCCCGAAGGCCGCCGGTGACTGGCGCGCGGCCCCGATGCCGGCCTGGACCAAGGGCGACAAGGCCAGCGCCGAGAACGGCGGCAGCTCCCTCACCCTGCCCGAGCTGGGCAAGAACAAGGAGCTCGCCTACGCGTTCGTCGAGTACGCGAACGCCGGTGACGGCGTGCAGACCCGTGTGGACGAGGGCGCCTTCCCGGCGACCACCGCTCAGCTCCAGGACCCGGCGTTCCTGAGCAAGAAGTTCGACTACTTCGACGGCCAGGAAGCCAACAAGATCTTCGCCGACTCGGCCGCCAACGTCGCCAGCGACTGGTCGTACCTGCCCTTCCAGCAGTACGCCAACTCGATCTTCAACGACACCGTCGGCAAGGCCTACGTCTCCAGCGAGAAGCTCGCCGCCGGTCTGAAGACCTGGCAGGACGCCTCCGTCAAGTACGGCACGGAGCAGGGCTTCACCGTCGAGAAGTAG
- a CDS encoding acyl-CoA dehydrogenase family protein yields the protein MSTQPDLLYSEEEDALRAAVRDLLADRCDPAGVIARVESDTPHDIPLWKALTEGMGLAGLLVPEELDGQGATHREVAVVLEELGRAVAPVPYLTSAVVATEALLECGADDLLSRLASGTTIGALAVSLSVPAGSAYSVVRFEDGGLHGELTGIADASVADVLLVPADDGGLYAVEAAAATVTPQVSLDLTRPVAKVVLDGAPGHLLGDAEPAVRRALRAGAGLLASEQLGLAEWTLTETVRYLKERKQFNRPVGGFQALKHRLAQLWLEVVNLRAAARNAADALANGADAEVAVAVAQAYAAPVAVHAAEEALQLHGGIGMTWEHPVHLYLKRAKADSIAYGTAGAHREALAELVDLRAP from the coding sequence ATGAGCACACAGCCCGACCTGTTGTACTCCGAGGAGGAGGACGCCCTCCGCGCGGCCGTCCGCGACCTGCTGGCCGACCGCTGCGACCCGGCGGGCGTGATCGCGCGCGTCGAGTCGGACACCCCGCACGACATTCCGCTCTGGAAGGCCCTCACCGAGGGAATGGGCCTCGCGGGCCTGCTCGTCCCCGAGGAACTGGACGGGCAGGGCGCCACACACCGCGAAGTCGCCGTCGTCCTGGAGGAGTTGGGGCGTGCGGTCGCGCCCGTCCCCTATCTGACCAGTGCCGTCGTCGCCACCGAGGCGCTGCTGGAGTGCGGGGCCGACGACCTGCTGTCCCGGTTGGCGTCCGGGACGACGATCGGCGCCCTCGCGGTCTCGCTGAGCGTCCCCGCCGGGAGCGCCTACAGCGTCGTACGGTTCGAGGACGGCGGCCTGCACGGGGAGCTGACCGGCATCGCGGACGCGTCCGTCGCCGACGTGCTGCTGGTTCCCGCCGACGACGGCGGTCTGTACGCGGTGGAGGCCGCCGCGGCCACCGTCACGCCGCAGGTGTCCCTCGACCTGACCCGGCCGGTGGCGAAGGTCGTCCTGGACGGGGCGCCGGGCCACCTTCTCGGCGACGCCGAACCCGCCGTACGCCGGGCGCTGCGGGCGGGCGCCGGGCTGCTCGCCTCCGAGCAACTCGGCCTCGCCGAATGGACGTTGACCGAGACGGTCCGCTATCTCAAGGAGCGCAAGCAGTTCAACCGGCCCGTCGGCGGCTTCCAGGCGCTCAAGCACCGGCTCGCCCAGCTGTGGCTGGAGGTCGTCAACCTGCGAGCCGCCGCCCGGAACGCGGCCGACGCCCTGGCGAACGGGGCCGACGCCGAGGTGGCGGTCGCCGTCGCCCAGGCCTACGCGGCCCCCGTCGCCGTCCACGCGGCCGAGGAGGCGCTGCAGCTGCACGGCGGGATCGGGATGACCTGGGAACACCCGGTCCACCTGTACCTGAAACGGGCGAAAGCCGACTCCATCGCGTACGGCACGGCGGGCGCCCACCGGGAGGCGCTGGCCGAACTGGTCGACCTGCGCGCCCCCTGA
- a CDS encoding RICIN domain-containing protein, whose translation MARRTRTRHLLGVVGITALATSAALVSAPSPDAQAAAEAAASAVTVTPDPSYKQEKFEGWGTSLVWFANATGNYPPAIREKLAKLLFGDDGLALNIARYNIGGGNAPDVKDYLRAGGAVEGWWKAPAGTTRTDTDWWSADDAADWNPKADKTQRWWVDRIKKDITHWETFSNSPPWFMTESGYVSGNFNANADQLKADSVDDFAAYLAGATKRLEKAEGIKVDTVDPFNEPNTGYWGTKLGADGQPVGGRQEGAHIGPALQEKVLAALAPALKKAKVKSEISAMDETNPSIFANNWNSYSQASKDLVDQMNVHTYGTGQRTTVRDLAKAADKPLWMSEVEGDWGDGQSFTDMRPGLGLAQQIVNDLRELEPQAWVFWQPVEDYDNMKPGGESAKGGNWGSIQLSFSCKSADTLATCPIYTNTKFDTARNFTHFIKPGDKLIKVDDTSSAAAVTKDGKGASLVHVNSTTAARDVTIDLSKFRTIKGNATVTPTVTSADGKLKQQAPVKVVGGKATYTVPAQSVTSFAIKGVSGVAKNAGLFSKGHSYTLTGVQSGKAVTVAAGGKSLVLGSANGTVAQNWQLDARHGDKGARQRYVFANPAEGKRLAVRDNVPVVEPDTGKRDPATEWIMSTTGDQTWTLINVATGRLLEVGGQATNEGAAVTTWMANSGSNQRWRVTDVTDRS comes from the coding sequence TTGGCACGCCGTACCCGCACGCGACACCTTCTGGGAGTCGTCGGCATCACCGCCCTGGCCACTTCGGCCGCTCTGGTCAGCGCGCCGTCGCCGGACGCGCAGGCGGCGGCCGAGGCAGCCGCCTCGGCCGTCACCGTCACCCCCGATCCCTCCTACAAGCAGGAGAAGTTCGAGGGCTGGGGCACCAGTCTGGTCTGGTTCGCCAACGCGACCGGCAACTACCCTCCGGCGATCCGCGAGAAGCTCGCGAAACTGCTGTTCGGTGACGACGGGCTGGCGCTGAACATCGCCCGCTACAACATCGGCGGCGGCAACGCCCCCGACGTGAAGGACTACCTGCGGGCCGGCGGGGCCGTCGAGGGCTGGTGGAAGGCGCCCGCCGGCACCACCCGCACGGACACCGACTGGTGGAGCGCCGACGACGCGGCCGACTGGAACCCGAAGGCGGACAAGACCCAGCGCTGGTGGGTGGACCGCATCAAGAAGGACATCACCCACTGGGAGACGTTCAGCAACTCGCCGCCCTGGTTCATGACCGAGAGCGGCTACGTCTCCGGCAACTTCAACGCCAACGCCGACCAGCTGAAGGCCGATTCGGTCGACGACTTCGCGGCGTACCTGGCGGGCGCGACGAAGCGGCTGGAGAAGGCCGAGGGCATCAAGGTCGACACCGTCGACCCGTTCAACGAGCCCAACACCGGCTACTGGGGCACCAAGCTGGGCGCGGACGGCCAGCCCGTCGGCGGCCGTCAGGAGGGCGCCCACATCGGCCCGGCGCTCCAGGAGAAGGTGCTCGCCGCGCTTGCCCCCGCGCTGAAGAAGGCCAAGGTCAAGTCCGAGATCTCGGCGATGGACGAGACCAACCCGTCCATCTTCGCGAACAACTGGAACTCCTACTCACAGGCTTCCAAGGACCTCGTCGACCAGATGAACGTCCACACCTACGGCACCGGGCAGCGCACCACCGTGCGTGACCTCGCCAAGGCGGCCGACAAGCCGCTGTGGATGAGCGAGGTCGAGGGCGACTGGGGCGACGGGCAGAGTTTCACGGACATGCGTCCGGGGCTCGGCCTCGCCCAGCAGATCGTCAACGACCTGCGTGAACTGGAGCCCCAGGCCTGGGTGTTCTGGCAGCCGGTCGAGGACTACGACAACATGAAGCCCGGCGGCGAGTCCGCCAAGGGCGGCAACTGGGGCAGCATCCAGCTCTCGTTCAGCTGCAAGTCGGCGGACACGCTGGCGACCTGCCCGATCTACACGAACACCAAGTTCGACACCGCCCGTAACTTCACGCACTTCATCAAGCCGGGCGACAAGCTGATCAAGGTGGACGACACCTCCAGCGCCGCCGCCGTGACCAAGGACGGCAAGGGCGCCTCGCTCGTCCACGTCAACTCCACCACCGCGGCCCGAGACGTCACCATCGACCTCTCCAAGTTCCGCACCATCAAGGGCAACGCGACCGTCACGCCGACCGTGACCAGCGCCGACGGCAAGCTCAAGCAGCAGGCCCCGGTCAAGGTCGTCGGCGGCAAGGCCACGTACACCGTTCCCGCCCAGTCGGTGACCTCCTTCGCCATCAAGGGTGTCTCGGGCGTCGCGAAGAACGCCGGTCTGTTCAGCAAGGGCCACTCCTACACGCTGACCGGCGTGCAGAGCGGCAAGGCCGTGACCGTTGCCGCGGGCGGCAAGAGCCTGGTCCTCGGCTCCGCCAACGGCACGGTCGCGCAGAACTGGCAGCTCGACGCCCGCCACGGCGACAAGGGCGCCCGTCAGCGGTACGTCTTCGCCAACCCGGCCGAGGGCAAGCGACTGGCCGTCCGCGACAACGTCCCTGTGGTCGAGCCCGACACGGGCAAGCGGGATCCGGCCACCGAGTGGATCATGTCGACCACCGGTGACCAGACATGGACCCTGATCAACGTGGCCACCGGCCGCCTCCTTGAGGTCGGCGGCCAGGCGACCAACGAGGGTGCCGCCGTCACCACCTGGATGGCCAACTCCGGCTCGAACCAGCGCTGGCGGGTCACGGACGTGACCGACCGGAGCTGA